A part of Vigna radiata var. radiata cultivar VC1973A chromosome 11, Vradiata_ver6, whole genome shotgun sequence genomic DNA contains:
- the LOC106776983 gene encoding protein SHORT-ROOT, producing the protein MDTTLFGVVRFQHPQGDQDQSLNNSTTTTSSPSSRQHNYPYPQEDEECFNFFMDEEDLSSSSSKHYYPYQPHPPSTTPTTTTTTTTDLSFSPTQDPAFPFQLSGKWANDILLETSRAVSDKNTTRLQQLMWMLNELASPYGDTDQKLASYFLQAFFSRITQAGDRTYRTLASASERTCSFESTRKTVLKFQEVSPWTTFGHVASNGAILEALEGEPKLHIVDISNTYCTQWPTLFEALATRNDDTPHLRLTSLVTAASAHKVMKEIGARMEKFARLMGVPFQFNVVQHLGQLSDFDFGALDIKEDEALAINCVNTLHSVSAIGNHREAVISSLRRLQPRIVTVVEEEADLDVGLEGLEFVKGFEECLRWFRVYFEALEESFPRTSNERLMLERAAGRAVVDLVACSASDSVERRERAGRWTRRMHGGGFNTVAFSEEVCDDVRALLRRYREGWSMAQCSDAGIYLSWKDQPVVWASAWRALT; encoded by the coding sequence ATGGATACCACGTTGTTTGGTGTAGTGAGATTCCAACATCCTCAAGGTGATCAAGATCAATCCCTCAACaactccaccaccaccaccagctCTCCATCCTCCAGACAACACAACTATCCCTACCCACAAGAAGACGAAGAATGCTTCAACTTTTTCATGGATGAAGAAGACCTATCCTCGTCTTCTTCCAAGCACTACTATCCCTATCAACCCCACCCTCCCTCCACTACacctaccaccaccaccaccaccaccaccgacCTCTCCTTCTCTCCCACCCAAGACCCCGCCTTCCCTTTCCAGCTCTCCGGCAAGTGGGCCAACGACATACTCCTCGAAACCTCACGTGCCGTCTCCGACAAGAACACCACGCGCCTCCAGCAACTCATGTGGATGCTCAACGAACTCGCCTCCCCCTACGGCGACACCGACCAGAAACTCGCCTCCTACTTCCTCCAAGCCTTCTTCAGCCGCATCACCCAAGCCGGTGACCGAACCTATCGAACCTTGGCCTCGGCCTCCGAGAGAACATGCTCCTTCGAATCCACGCGCAAGACCGTGCTGAAGTTCCAAGAGGTCAGTCCCTGGACAACCTTCGGACACGTGGCGTCCAATGGTGCCATCTTGGAAGCCTTGGAAGGCGAGCCCAAACTACACATAGTTGACATCAGCAACACCTATTGCACCCAATGGCCTACGCTCTTCGAAGCCCTTGCCACTCGAAACGACGACACTCCGCACCTCCGTCTCACCTCCCTCGTCACCGCCGCCTCCGCGCACAAGGTCATGAAGGAAATCGGCGCCAGAATGGAGAAATTTGCCAGACTCATGGGCGTGCCTTTTCAATTCAACGTCGTTCAGCACTTAGGTCAACTTTCTGACTTCGATTTCGGCGCCCTGGATATCAAAGAGGACGAGGCTTTGGCTATTAACTGTGTCAATACTTTGCATTCGGTCTCCGCCATCGGGAACCACCGTGAAGCGGTGATATCCTCGCTGAGGAGGCTGCAGCCGAGGATCGTGAcggtggtggaggaggaggcGGACTTGGACGTGGGATTGGAGGGGTTGGAGTTCGTGAAGGGTTTTGAAGAGTGTTTGAGGTGGTTTAGGGTTTACTTCGAAGCGTTAGAAGAGAGCTTTCCGCGGACGAGCAACGAGCGGTTGATGCTGGAGCGGGCGGCGGGGAGGGCGGTGGTCGACCTGGTGGCATGTTCGGCTTCGGATTCGGTGGAGCGACGGGAGAGGGCAGGGCGGTGGACGAGGAGGATGCATGGAGGTGGATTCAATACGGTGGCGTTTAGCGAAGAGGTGTGTGATGACGTGAGAGCGTTGTTGAGGAGGTATAGGGAGGGATGGTCAATGGCACAGTGCTCCGACGCCGGAATATACCTTTCGTGGAAGGACCAGCCGGTGGTGTGGGCCAGTGCATGGAGGGCCTTGACGTAG